A region from the uncultured Draconibacterium sp. genome encodes:
- the nifJ gene encoding pyruvate:ferredoxin (flavodoxin) oxidoreductase — MAKQKKMVTCDGNYAAAYMSYMFSEVACIYPITPSSTMAEYVDEWAAFGKKNMFGRPVRLAEMQSEAGAAGAVHGALQSGALTSTYTASQGLLLMIPNMYKIAGELLPTVFHVSARALAGHALSIFGDHSDVYAARQTGFAMLAAGSVQEEMDLAGVAHLATIKSRVPFLAFFDGFRTSHEVQKIEAIEMEDIVPMLDQEALQEFRNRALNPENPVTRGTAQNPDIFFQAKESANKFYDAVPDIVADYMDQISELTGRKYRPFTYYGAQDAENVIIAMGSVTETIKETIDYLNAQGKKVGLISVHLFRPFSAKHFVEALPESVKRIAVLDRAKEPGAAGEPLYLDIRSHFYGQENAPLIVGGRFGLGSKDTTPAQIVSVYENLEMNEPKNQFTVGIVDDVTFTSLPMKEEIDMTPKGTYQAKFYGLGSDGTVGANKNSIKIIGDSTDKSCQGYFQYDSKKSGGFTCSHLRFGDAPIRSTYLVTTPDFVACHVPAYINLYDVLKGLKKGGSFLLNSIWDEEETKKQLPDAMKKYLADNEINFYIINGTKLGEEIGLGTRTNTIMQSAFFKITEVIPYEMAVEKMKAAIVKSYGNKGEHIVNMNYAAVDAGGKNVVKVEVPAEWANIVVAEENDDSKRPEYIAKVVDVINAQKGDDLPVSTFTGSEDGQFPLGTAAFEKRGIAVNVPEWQADNCIQCNQCAYVCPHAAIRPFLMTEEEVEAAPEGTETKTATPSKVFGGLSFRIQVSPLDCTGCGNCADVCPSKVKSLVMKPLGSQQAEVERWNYMDEKVTVKETVVDKTKSVKNSQFAQPLFEFSGACAGCGETPYVKLITQLYGERMMIANATGCSSIYGGSAPSTPYCKHKESGHGPAWANSLFEDNAEYGFGFSEGVSAQRNRIADIMTAALSNGASDAEKEVFGEWLEKKDNADGSVVASKKVLDVIEGSDSEYATELKKLKQYLIKKSIWVFGGDGWAYDIGYGGLDHVMASGEDVNVLVMDTEVYSNTGGQSSKATPVGAVAKFAASGKKVRKKDLGAMMMSYGYVYVAQVAMGANQSQYFKALKEAEAYPGPSLIIAYSPCINHGLRASMGRTQEEEKKAVEAGYWQLFRYNPLLEDEGKNPFQLDSKAPDWSKFQDFLNGEVRYTSLKKSFPAEADELFSAAEDNAKWRYASYTRMAAMDYSKPEGEE; from the coding sequence ATGGCAAAACAAAAAAAAATGGTTACATGTGACGGTAACTACGCAGCAGCGTATATGAGTTACATGTTTAGCGAAGTCGCCTGTATTTATCCAATTACTCCGTCGTCAACAATGGCTGAGTATGTTGATGAATGGGCAGCTTTTGGAAAGAAGAATATGTTTGGACGCCCGGTACGCCTGGCCGAAATGCAAAGTGAAGCCGGTGCAGCAGGAGCTGTTCACGGAGCACTACAATCAGGAGCATTAACATCAACTTACACTGCATCGCAGGGCTTGTTGTTAATGATTCCGAATATGTACAAAATTGCTGGTGAGTTGCTACCAACAGTATTCCACGTAAGTGCACGTGCACTTGCAGGTCATGCATTATCAATTTTTGGCGACCACAGCGATGTTTATGCTGCACGCCAAACAGGTTTTGCAATGTTGGCAGCCGGATCGGTACAGGAAGAAATGGATTTAGCTGGTGTAGCCCATTTGGCAACCATTAAATCGCGTGTTCCTTTCCTTGCTTTCTTCGATGGATTCCGTACTTCGCACGAGGTGCAAAAAATTGAAGCTATTGAAATGGAAGATATTGTTCCGATGTTAGACCAGGAAGCTCTTCAGGAATTCCGTAACCGTGCGCTTAACCCTGAAAACCCGGTTACCCGCGGTACGGCACAAAACCCTGATATTTTCTTCCAGGCAAAAGAATCGGCTAATAAATTTTACGATGCAGTTCCTGATATCGTTGCCGATTACATGGATCAAATCAGCGAATTAACCGGTAGAAAATACCGCCCGTTTACTTACTACGGTGCACAAGATGCTGAAAACGTAATCATTGCAATGGGTTCTGTTACTGAAACCATAAAAGAAACGATTGATTACTTAAACGCTCAGGGTAAAAAAGTTGGTTTAATTTCGGTACACCTGTTCCGTCCGTTCTCGGCAAAACACTTTGTTGAGGCATTACCCGAATCAGTAAAACGTATTGCTGTTCTCGACCGCGCTAAAGAACCTGGAGCTGCTGGTGAGCCATTATACCTTGATATCCGCTCGCACTTCTACGGACAAGAAAATGCCCCTCTTATTGTTGGTGGCCGTTTTGGATTAGGTTCAAAAGATACTACTCCGGCTCAAATTGTTTCCGTTTACGAGAACCTAGAAATGAACGAGCCTAAAAACCAGTTTACTGTAGGTATAGTTGATGATGTAACTTTTACATCGCTTCCGATGAAAGAAGAAATCGACATGACTCCAAAAGGAACATACCAGGCTAAATTTTATGGTTTGGGTTCTGACGGTACTGTTGGTGCAAATAAAAACTCCATTAAAATTATTGGTGACTCAACCGACAAATCATGTCAGGGTTATTTCCAGTACGACTCGAAAAAATCAGGCGGTTTCACTTGTTCGCACCTGCGTTTTGGCGATGCTCCTATTCGTTCGACTTACCTGGTAACAACTCCCGACTTTGTTGCTTGCCACGTACCTGCATACATCAACCTTTACGATGTTCTTAAAGGATTGAAAAAAGGTGGTTCTTTCTTGCTGAACTCGATTTGGGACGAAGAAGAAACCAAAAAGCAATTGCCTGATGCCATGAAGAAGTATTTGGCTGATAACGAAATCAATTTCTACATCATTAACGGTACAAAACTGGGTGAAGAGATTGGTTTGGGAACACGTACCAACACCATCATGCAATCGGCATTCTTTAAAATTACCGAAGTAATTCCTTACGAAATGGCTGTTGAAAAGATGAAAGCAGCGATTGTAAAATCTTACGGTAACAAAGGTGAACACATTGTAAACATGAACTATGCAGCGGTTGACGCCGGTGGTAAAAACGTAGTAAAAGTTGAAGTGCCAGCAGAATGGGCAAACATTGTGGTTGCTGAAGAAAACGACGATTCAAAACGTCCGGAATACATTGCTAAAGTTGTTGATGTAATTAACGCACAAAAAGGTGACGACCTACCTGTTTCAACTTTTACAGGATCGGAAGATGGTCAGTTCCCACTTGGAACAGCTGCTTTTGAAAAACGTGGTATTGCGGTAAATGTTCCAGAATGGCAAGCTGATAACTGTATTCAGTGTAACCAGTGTGCTTATGTTTGTCCTCATGCGGCTATTCGTCCGTTCCTGATGACAGAAGAGGAAGTTGAAGCTGCTCCGGAAGGAACAGAAACCAAAACAGCTACTCCTTCAAAAGTATTTGGTGGATTGAGTTTCCGTATTCAGGTATCGCCACTCGACTGTACCGGTTGTGGTAACTGTGCCGACGTTTGTCCTTCAAAAGTAAAATCGCTTGTAATGAAACCACTTGGATCGCAACAAGCTGAAGTTGAGCGTTGGAACTATATGGACGAGAAAGTTACCGTTAAGGAAACTGTTGTTGACAAAACAAAATCAGTTAAAAACTCACAATTTGCTCAACCATTATTCGAGTTCTCGGGAGCTTGTGCCGGTTGTGGTGAAACTCCATACGTAAAATTAATTACGCAGCTTTACGGCGAGCGTATGATGATTGCCAACGCAACAGGTTGTTCTTCAATCTACGGTGGCTCGGCTCCATCTACTCCTTACTGTAAACACAAAGAATCGGGTCACGGTCCGGCATGGGCAAACTCGTTATTTGAAGACAATGCCGAATATGGCTTTGGTTTTTCGGAAGGTGTAAGCGCACAGCGTAACCGCATTGCCGACATCATGACTGCTGCCCTTTCAAACGGTGCTTCTGATGCTGAAAAAGAAGTATTTGGCGAATGGCTGGAGAAAAAAGACAATGCTGATGGTTCGGTAGTAGCATCGAAAAAAGTACTTGACGTAATTGAAGGTAGCGACAGCGAATATGCCACTGAACTTAAAAAACTGAAGCAATACCTGATTAAAAAGTCAATTTGGGTATTTGGTGGCGACGGTTGGGCTTACGACATTGGTTACGGTGGTTTAGACCACGTAATGGCCAGCGGCGAAGATGTAAACGTATTGGTAATGGATACCGAAGTTTACTCAAACACCGGTGGACAATCGAGTAAAGCAACACCTGTTGGTGCAGTAGCTAAATTTGCTGCATCGGGTAAAAAGGTACGTAAAAAAGACCTTGGTGCCATGATGATGAGCTACGGTTATGTTTACGTTGCACAGGTTGCAATGGGCGCCAACCAATCGCAATATTTCAAAGCATTAAAAGAAGCAGAAGCCTACCCAGGTCCATCGTTAATTATTGCTTACTCTCCATGTATTAACCACGGGTTACGTGCCAGCATGGGACGTACCCAAGAAGAGGAGAAAAAAGCAGTAGAAGCAGGATACTGGCAATTGTTCCGCTACAATCCGCTATTGGAAGACGAAGGTAAAAACCCATTCCAGTTGGATTCAAAAGCACCGGATTGGAGCAAATTCCAGGACTTCCTGAACGGCGAGGTTCGTTATACTTCACTGAAGAAATCGTTCCCTGCTGAAGCTGATGAATTATTCTCGGCTGCTGAAGATAACGCAAAATGGCGTTACGCGTCATACACACGTATGGCAGCCATGGATTATTCAAAACCTGAAGGCGAAGAATAA
- a CDS encoding electron transport complex subunit E: protein MSQLKNFSKGFIKENPVFVLLLGMCPTLGVTSSAINGLGMGLATTFVLLMSNMVVSMVKSAIPDKVRIPAFIVIIATFVTIVQLTMQAYLPSLFKSLGLFIPLIVVNCLVLGRAEAFASKNNLVSSVIDGLGMGLGFTFALVTLGGIREILGSGKIFNITIYPENYVTLVFVLSPGAFIVLGYLIAALNKIKKN from the coding sequence ATGAGTCAATTAAAAAATTTCTCGAAGGGATTTATAAAAGAGAACCCGGTTTTTGTTTTACTACTGGGAATGTGTCCCACACTTGGGGTAACCTCTTCAGCCATAAACGGATTGGGTATGGGACTGGCAACAACCTTTGTTTTGCTGATGTCGAACATGGTGGTTTCGATGGTAAAGAGTGCCATTCCCGACAAGGTTCGTATTCCGGCATTTATAGTAATTATCGCCACTTTTGTAACCATTGTTCAGCTAACCATGCAAGCCTACCTGCCTTCGCTGTTTAAAAGCCTTGGTTTGTTTATTCCGCTTATTGTGGTAAACTGCCTGGTTTTGGGCCGTGCCGAAGCATTTGCCTCAAAAAACAACCTGGTATCATCAGTAATCGATGGGCTGGGAATGGGACTTGGATTTACATTTGCGCTGGTAACGCTTGGCGGAATTCGCGAGATATTGGGAAGCGGTAAAATTTTCAACATTACCATTTACCCCGAAAACTACGTAACACTCGTATTTGTACTATCGCCCGGAGCATTTATTGTTTTGGGATACCTGATTGCAGCATTAAACAAGATTAAGAAAAATTAG
- a CDS encoding RnfABCDGE type electron transport complex subunit G encodes MAKRESSFINMVATLVLVTGIAAAALGFVYDFTKGPIEAAKLKAQTEAIKNVLPEFDELGETKTITPAEGADALEFFPAYKNGELVGTAIKTYTKSGFSGFISIMAGIDKDGNFSGYSVLEHAETPGLGSKMDVWFNNPEKPKQYVIGKNPGSTNFTVSKDGGEIDAITASTITSRAFLEALTLAYDSYKNNEK; translated from the coding sequence ATGGCAAAACGAGAATCGAGTTTTATAAATATGGTGGCTACCCTGGTTTTGGTTACCGGAATAGCAGCAGCAGCATTAGGTTTTGTTTACGATTTTACAAAAGGCCCTATTGAAGCAGCCAAACTAAAAGCACAAACCGAAGCAATAAAGAATGTATTGCCCGAATTTGACGAGCTTGGAGAAACAAAAACAATTACACCGGCCGAAGGAGCCGATGCCCTGGAGTTTTTTCCAGCATATAAAAATGGCGAACTGGTAGGTACAGCAATAAAAACATATACAAAAAGTGGCTTCAGCGGATTTATTTCAATTATGGCCGGTATTGATAAGGATGGAAATTTCTCGGGCTACTCGGTATTGGAACACGCCGAAACTCCCGGACTTGGTTCTAAAATGGATGTTTGGTTTAACAATCCCGAAAAACCAAAACAATACGTAATTGGTAAAAACCCGGGGAGCACCAACTTTACCGTTTCAAAAGACGGTGGCGAAATTGATGCCATTACTGCATCAACCATAACATCTCGCGCATTTTTGGAAGCGCTAACGCTGGCGTATGATTCTTATAAAAACAACGAAAAGTAA
- the rsxA gene encoding electron transport complex subunit RsxA, with amino-acid sequence MNYLVIVIGAILVNNIVLMQFLGICPFLGVSKKVSTGIGMTGAVAFVMILATIVTYLIQHYVLEKFGLGFLQTIAFILIIASLVQMVEIILKKVSPPLYQALGIFLPLITTNCAILGVAILTVQNEFNLLEGVIFSTSHAIGFGLALILFAGIREHLDLQDVPKGLKGTPIALIAAGILAMAFMGFSGLV; translated from the coding sequence ATGAATTATCTGGTAATTGTAATAGGCGCCATACTTGTAAACAACATTGTTTTAATGCAGTTTTTGGGAATCTGCCCGTTTTTGGGGGTTTCCAAAAAAGTATCAACCGGGATTGGAATGACCGGTGCCGTAGCCTTTGTAATGATTTTGGCCACCATTGTAACCTATCTGATTCAGCATTATGTGCTTGAAAAATTCGGGTTGGGATTTTTACAAACCATCGCGTTTATCCTGATTATTGCATCGCTGGTGCAAATGGTTGAAATTATTCTGAAAAAAGTAAGTCCCCCGCTGTACCAGGCTCTGGGAATATTTTTGCCTCTTATTACTACTAACTGTGCCATTCTGGGTGTTGCTATCCTTACCGTACAAAACGAGTTTAACCTGCTTGAGGGAGTAATCTTTTCGACCTCGCATGCCATTGGTTTTGGCCTGGCGCTGATCCTGTTTGCAGGTATTCGCGAACACCTCGATTTACAGGATGTTCCGAAAGGTTTAAAAGGAACACCCATTGCTTTAATTGCAGCAGGAATATTGGCAATGGCATTTATGGGATTCTCTGGATTAGTGTAA
- a CDS encoding FprA family A-type flavoprotein: protein MLQVNLAEDIYYLGFNDRRTHLFENIWPIPHGVSYNSYLIVDEKIALVDTVERAFIDDYLDAIEEIIGDREVDYLIINHMEPDHSGALKAIVHRYPNITLVGNKKTFGFVEAFYMNPENVLIVHDDHVLDLGKHKLQFQMIPMVHWPETMVTYEETNKILFAGDAFGSYGTMDGGIFDDEINLDFYEVEVMRYFTNIVGKYCPHTQRAIKKLAGIDIKMIAATHGPIWRSDLDWILKRYNKWSSYDLDRGVVIVYGSMYGNTKKMAETIARQIAVRGIKNIRVYDASKTHSSYIINDIFKYKGFIVGSAAYNNAMFPNVETLLTTVEHMAPKNHYLGIFGNYSWNGGGVKNLKTFAEKIKWEMVYEPIEEKGNMKIQTQEELIKLANAMADKLLEMPPAEKL from the coding sequence ATGCTACAAGTAAATCTTGCAGAAGATATTTATTATTTAGGATTTAACGACCGTCGTACCCATCTCTTCGAGAATATATGGCCAATACCGCATGGAGTTTCGTATAACAGCTACCTGATTGTTGATGAAAAGATTGCATTGGTTGATACAGTTGAGCGTGCTTTTATTGATGATTACCTGGATGCCATTGAAGAAATTATTGGCGACAGGGAAGTGGATTACCTGATTATAAACCACATGGAACCCGATCATTCGGGCGCTTTAAAAGCTATTGTACATCGTTATCCGAATATTACACTTGTAGGAAATAAAAAAACATTTGGGTTTGTGGAGGCTTTTTACATGAATCCGGAGAATGTGCTTATTGTGCACGACGACCATGTACTGGATTTGGGTAAACACAAACTGCAATTTCAGATGATTCCAATGGTGCATTGGCCTGAAACAATGGTTACCTACGAAGAAACCAACAAAATACTTTTTGCGGGCGATGCTTTTGGCAGCTACGGAACAATGGACGGCGGGATTTTTGATGATGAGATAAACCTTGATTTCTACGAAGTGGAAGTTATGCGTTACTTTACCAATATTGTTGGAAAATACTGCCCGCATACACAACGTGCCATAAAAAAACTGGCCGGAATTGATATTAAAATGATTGCCGCAACACATGGCCCGATTTGGCGAAGCGATTTAGACTGGATTTTAAAACGTTACAACAAATGGAGCTCTTACGATCTGGATCGGGGAGTGGTTATTGTTTACGGATCGATGTATGGAAATACCAAAAAAATGGCAGAGACCATAGCTCGTCAGATTGCTGTTCGCGGAATTAAAAATATTCGTGTTTACGATGCATCAAAAACACACTCGTCTTACATTATCAACGATATCTTTAAATACAAAGGATTTATTGTAGGAAGCGCGGCGTATAACAATGCTATGTTTCCAAATGTTGAAACCCTGCTGACTACGGTTGAGCATATGGCACCTAAAAACCATTACCTGGGTATTTTTGGTAACTACTCGTGGAATGGTGGTGGGGTAAAAAACCTGAAAACTTTTGCCGAAAAAATTAAATGGGAAATGGTGTACGAACCTATTGAGGAAAAAGGCAATATGAAAATTCAAACCCAGGAAGAGCTAATTAAACTGGCTAATGCCATGGCAGATAAATTGCTGGAAATGCCTCCTGCCGAGAAATTGTAA
- a CDS encoding RnfABCDGE type electron transport complex subunit D encodes MSKLLTVSPSPHVHSNDSTQKIMLRVVYAMIPAMAWGIYLFGFDAIRVGLISIISCVGIEYLIQKYVMKVKPSITDGSALITGILLAFNVPANIPWWIIVIGAIAAMGIGKLSFGGLGANIFNPALVGRVFLLISFPVQMTSWPSTRMMDGVDAVSAATPLGLIKEGIKNGIPVAQLEGLPKLSEMAIGFNSGSLGEVSALLLVIGGLYMLWKKVITWQTPVSILLTVVLVSGIFWVIDPELYVNPLIHLFTGGLMLGAVFMATDMVSSPMTGKGQLIYGFGIGLITIAIRMFGAYPEGISFAILIMNAFVPLINMYVKPKRFGGN; translated from the coding sequence ATGAGTAAATTATTAACAGTTTCACCATCACCGCACGTTCACTCGAACGATTCAACCCAAAAAATTATGCTTCGGGTTGTTTATGCGATGATTCCGGCCATGGCCTGGGGTATTTATCTGTTTGGTTTTGATGCCATTCGTGTGGGATTAATTTCCATCATCTCCTGTGTGGGCATCGAATACCTCATTCAGAAATATGTGATGAAGGTAAAACCAAGTATTACAGATGGCTCGGCTTTAATAACCGGTATTCTGCTGGCTTTTAACGTTCCGGCAAACATTCCGTGGTGGATAATTGTGATTGGCGCCATTGCCGCAATGGGCATTGGTAAACTTTCTTTTGGAGGCCTGGGAGCCAACATTTTTAACCCCGCATTGGTAGGAAGGGTATTTTTGCTCATCTCTTTTCCGGTGCAAATGACCTCGTGGCCAAGCACCCGAATGATGGATGGTGTTGATGCCGTTTCGGCAGCTACCCCGCTAGGTTTAATAAAAGAGGGCATTAAAAACGGCATTCCTGTTGCTCAGCTCGAAGGCTTACCAAAACTCTCGGAAATGGCCATCGGGTTTAACAGCGGTTCACTTGGCGAAGTATCAGCCTTGCTGCTGGTAATTGGCGGTTTATATATGCTTTGGAAAAAGGTAATAACCTGGCAAACTCCCGTTTCCATTTTGCTTACGGTTGTACTTGTATCCGGAATTTTCTGGGTAATTGATCCGGAGCTCTATGTTAATCCGCTTATCCATTTATTTACCGGCGGTTTAATGCTTGGGGCTGTATTTATGGCTACCGATATGGTTAGCTCACCAATGACAGGCAAAGGACAGCTAATTTACGGCTTTGGTATCGGACTGATTACCATTGCCATTCGAATGTTCGGAGCCTACCCCGAAGGAATTTCATTTGCAATTCTGATAATGAATGCGTTTGTGCCATTAATTAATATGTATGTAAAACCTAAACGATTTGGAGGAAACTAA
- a CDS encoding AAA family ATPase has translation MDFFQQIHKSLLQGSEETIQRELMNSIDWNQRLICIKGFRSVGKTTFLLDYIKKYHPESNEVLYLNLNNFYFTKRKISSFADEFAKRGGKILILDQIQKYPDWSADLRKCMDEIPDLKVVFTSSPVLRVTEGNPDLEGIASIYHLEGLSFREYLNHQTGKKFRAYSFEEIVKDHIKIAKEIVAEIKPLAFFDDYLKHGYFPYYMDAPNFYIDKLLKNINLALEIDVPYTNQIEFKYLPKLRKLLHIIASETPFTPNVSKLATSVETSRATIMNYLKYLKNAKLINLLYENGGSDDDQMKKPDKVYMQNTNLLHAIAPNNNEKITVRQTFFYNQVGYVCKLSKSPVADFCINGKYKFNVGGRKLEPQKGIYAASDVIEIGEGNKIPLWLFGFLY, from the coding sequence TTGGATTTTTTTCAACAGATACATAAATCTTTACTTCAGGGATCGGAAGAGACCATTCAAAGAGAGCTGATGAACAGTATCGACTGGAATCAACGGCTTATTTGTATAAAAGGATTCAGAAGTGTTGGAAAAACGACCTTTTTGCTCGATTACATAAAAAAGTACCATCCTGAAAGCAACGAGGTTTTATACCTTAATTTAAATAATTTCTATTTCACAAAGCGTAAAATCAGCTCTTTTGCTGATGAGTTTGCCAAACGTGGAGGTAAAATTCTTATTCTCGATCAGATACAAAAATACCCTGATTGGTCGGCAGATTTACGGAAATGTATGGATGAAATTCCAGATCTGAAGGTTGTATTTACCTCCTCTCCCGTATTACGTGTTACCGAGGGCAACCCCGACCTGGAAGGAATTGCAAGCATTTACCACCTTGAAGGATTGTCATTTCGCGAATACCTGAATCATCAAACAGGAAAAAAATTCAGGGCCTATTCTTTTGAGGAGATTGTGAAAGATCATATTAAAATTGCCAAAGAAATTGTTGCAGAAATAAAGCCGCTGGCCTTTTTCGACGATTATTTAAAACACGGGTATTTCCCTTACTACATGGATGCCCCTAATTTTTACATCGACAAGCTTCTGAAAAACATTAACCTGGCACTTGAAATTGATGTACCTTACACCAACCAGATTGAATTTAAATACCTGCCCAAACTTCGGAAACTGTTGCATATAATTGCTTCTGAAACACCATTTACACCAAATGTAAGTAAACTGGCTACATCGGTTGAAACATCGCGTGCAACCATAATGAACTACCTAAAATACCTGAAAAACGCCAAACTTATTAACCTCCTGTACGAAAATGGTGGCAGCGACGACGACCAGATGAAAAAGCCGGATAAAGTGTACATGCAAAATACCAATTTACTGCACGCCATTGCACCAAATAACAACGAAAAAATCACGGTTCGGCAAACATTTTTTTACAACCAGGTTGGTTACGTTTGCAAACTGTCGAAATCGCCGGTAGCCGACTTTTGTATTAACGGGAAATACAAGTTTAATGTGGGTGGCCGAAAACTCGAACCTCAAAAAGGAATTTATGCGGCTTCAGATGTAATTGAAATTGGCGAAGGCAACAAAATCCCGTTGTGGCTTTTTGGATTCCTGTATTAA